The genome window TACAAAATTATTGGCAGAAACGCCCGGTCATCCTGAAACGCGGCTTTAAAAACTTTATCGACCCTATCTCTCCGGATGAGCTGGCGGGACTGGCGATGGAGAACGAAGTAGACAGCCGCCTGGTAAGTCAGCAAGACGGAAAATGGCAGGTGAGCCACGGCCCGTTCGAAAGCTACGATCATCTGGGCGAACATAACTGGTCGTTGCTGGTTCAGGCGGTTAACCACTGGCATGAACCTGCCGCCGCGCTGATGCGACCGTTCCGCTTTTTACCTGACTGGCGTATCGACGATCTGATGATCTCCTTTTCGGTGCCCGGCGGCGGCGTTGGCCCGCATCTGGACCAGTATGACGTCTTTATTATTCAGGGCACCGGCCGCCGTCGCTGGCGCGTCGGCGAAAAGGTGCCGCTGAAGCAGCACTGCCCGCATCCTGATCTGCTACAGGTTGAACCGTTTGACGCCATTATCGATGAAGAGATGGAACCGGGCGATATCCTCTATATTCCGCCGGGATTCCCGCATGAAGGCTACTCGCTGGAAAACGCACTTAACTACTCCGTGGGATTCCGTGCGCCAAGCGGACGCGAGCTGATCAGCGGCTTCGCTGATTTTGTACTGGCTCACGAGCTGGGCAGCCGCCGCTACAACGATCC of Pantoea alhagi contains these proteins:
- a CDS encoding cupin domain-containing protein — protein: MDYQLDLNWTDFLQNYWQKRPVILKRGFKNFIDPISPDELAGLAMENEVDSRLVSQQDGKWQVSHGPFESYDHLGEHNWSLLVQAVNHWHEPAAALMRPFRFLPDWRIDDLMISFSVPGGGVGPHLDQYDVFIIQGTGRRRWRVGEKVPLKQHCPHPDLLQVEPFDAIIDEEMEPGDILYIPPGFPHEGYSLENALNYSVGFRAPSGRELISGFADFVLAHELGSRRYNDPEIVPRDCPAEILPQEIDGIRQLMMEVIDQPEQFRQWFGEFISQSRHELDIAPPEPPYQPDEIYDALQQGDKLSRLGGLRVLKIGDAVFINGEQLASAWPAALNALAAKQTLGLQDFADALDDPAFLAQLAGLVNNGYWYFNEG